AATTAGGAGGCTTAAAAAAATGCCGATTGGTGTGGCTGAATTTGTCGAAAATCAGGAAAATCGCTGTCCTGTGGTACTACTACTAGATACCTCTGGTTCAATGCAAGGGGAACCGATTAAGGCTCTCAATGATGGCATCAAAACCTTTCAGGAGGATGTGATGCGGGATACCCAAGCGACGTTGAGCGTAGAAACCGCCATTGTCACCTTTGGTAAGGGAGGGGTTAAAACCGTGCAAGATTTTGTCGGGATTGACCAATTTACGCCACCTACTTTAAGCGCAGGAGACTTAACCCCGATGGGAGAAGCGATTGAATTGGCCTTAGATTTAATCGAAGATCGTAAAGCGATTTATAGAAATAATGGTATCCAATATTATCGCCCCTGGATATTTTTAATTACTGATGGTGCGCCTACGGATCAATGGAATCTGGCAGCGCAACGGGTAAAACAAGCAGAAGCAGAAAATCGGGTTTTATTTTTTTCTGTAGGTGTTCAGGGGGCCGATATGGAGAAGCTCAAACAGATTTCTAATAAACCCCCTGTGTTACTCAATGGTTTAGATTTTCGGGAATTATTTCAGTGGTTAAGTAACTCAATGAAACGAGTTTCTGGTGGTAAAATTGGAGCGGCGATCGCTTTACCACCAGTGAATTGGGGACAAATTACCACCTAGAGGAAAGTCAATGATGTGGAGAACATTATGTCAGTCAGTGGTCGGTAGTTTTCACGTCCAAACGGGATTACCCTGTCAAGATTACGGTGATTATAAATTATTGGGTCAGGATGTTTTGATTGGAGCCGTGGCCGATGGGGCCGGTAGTGCCAAACATTCGGATTTAGGGGCGAAAATAACAGTTAAAGCAGCGCTGCAATTTTTAGAGTATAAGCTCAAAAAAACAGCATTAGCTGCCACTGGAACTGAAGCGGAATTAAAGGAAATATTCCGGCGACTGTTGGCTTATGTTCAGCAAATTCTCCAAGAAGAAGCCGAAAAAGAACAGTTAGACATTAATGATCTGGCGACAACTTTACTGGTTGTTTTGGTTACTTCAAAACGATTAGCGGCGATGCAGATAGGAGATGGTTTTATTGTGTTCAAACCTCTGGGAGGAAATTATCAGTTATTGTTTCAGCCTGACAAGGGTGAATACATCAATGAAACCACTTTTGTTACTTCTAGTAATGCTTTGGAGGATATGCAAATAAAAGTTTTAACCGAGCCAGTTGCCTTTATTTGTGTGGCGACGGATGGAGTGGAAAAGGTATCGATCGATTATAAAAATTGGCAGCCTTTTCCTCCTTTTTTTCAGCCATTAGAGGAATATTTACAACAGACAGAAACGCCATTGCAAGAAGACCTCAAAGAATTTTTAAAGCGGGAGGATTTAAATAAGTTAACAACCGATGATAAAACCTTACTCCTAGCTTTTTGTTTAAGAAACTGAGGGGTTTAAGAAACCGGGTTTGTTTGACAAACCCGGTTTCTGGCTCTGGTTCAACCCAACCTATGATAAGACTATGGACTAAGTAAATCATGAAAATTGACGAATTACTCAAAAACAAACGAGAAAAAATTATTGCTATTGCGGCTAAACACGGCGCAAATAACGTGCGAATTTTTGGTTCTGTTGCACGGGGAGAAGCTGACGAAAAAAGCGATATTGATTTATTAATTGATTATTGTAGCGAACGTCGGAGTCCCTGGTTTCCCTTGCCGTTAATTCGAGAACTCGAAGCCTTGTTAGGCTGTAAAGTTGATATTGTTACCGAACAGGGACTTAAAGATAGAATCAGAGAGCGGGTACTAAAAGAAGCAATACCCATCGCTCTAATAAAACTCGTATAATCTCAATGAGAAAGGCAAACAATCGTGAGCAAAAAATCTATCAAAAGCTACTTGAAGAGAATTGATGCGATGACGGATGAGAATATCGATTATTCTGATATTCCGCCATTAGGTGATGAATTCCTTACCCAAGAAACAGTATCTTTTTCGACATCAAAGCAGCAATTAACTATACAACCTATGGCAGATTTAATCGTCCGCAATATCGATGAAGCCATCGTCAAAGCTCTCAAAAAGCGAGCCAGCCAACACGGGATCAGTGCCGAAGCCGAACACCGCCAAATCTTAGAAAAAGCCTTGCTGCAACCGCAACGAAAATCCCTAGCAGAGGTGCTACGCCAGATTCCCAACGTTGGCAACGATTCAGACTTTGATCGCGTTCAAGATGACACAGCCAAACCAGTATTTGATTGATACTAAGTAGGTAGGCGTTAAAAATTATCAGACACCCCCGTTATCAAGGGTAGGGTTGATTCATGAATCAACCCTACCTTATCAAGGGGGGATCAAGGGGGGATTAAAGGCAAAATCCATTTTTAATTTAATTATAACCAGCTACTTATATCTAACTTATTAGAAACGACTAGATAAAATTTTCTGAACAGCACAAATACTCGGAGATTTTTTGATGTCTTTAACTTATCGCTGTCAACTACAGAATCGCTGGATTACACTGACGCAAGAACTGGCCGACAGTGGCGAGGCGAAAGTATGGCACACTAACTTTAATGGGTACTTAGCGAAAATCTACCACAATCCCCATAATGAAAGGGTTGATAAATTACAGTTAATGGTGAGAAATCGTCCCAGTGATCCTAACGTTCATCTTAACCATATTTCCTTCGCTTGGCCCTATTCTATCTTGGAAGATAACCAGGGAAAAGTCGTTGGTTTTTTAATGCCAGAAGTGGTGGGTTCAGAAACATTATTAAAGCTTTGTACGCCCATAATGAGAAGAAAATACAAGTTAGAAACTAATTGGTATATTCTTCATGTAGTAGCGCGGAATATAGCCGCTATTATCGAAGCAATTCACCTTAAAGGTTATGTTTTGGGAGACATCAAGCTAGAAAATATCTTAGTGAATAATCGGGCGTTGCCTACAATTATTGATACAGATTCATTTCAAGTATCAGATCCGGATAGCGGTAAAATATATCGGTGTTTAGTTGGCTCAGAAGGATTTACACCGGCGGAATTAATCGGAGTGAATATAGCAGATGTAAATCAAACAGAAGTGCATGATCGCTTTCGATTAGGAGTTGTTATTTATTATCTATTATTTAGCGGGCCGCCGTTTCGGGGATTGTGGCAAGGAGGAGGGGATTCCCTGGAACAGTCGGAACTAATTCGACGGGGACTATGGCCTTTTTCTGGTGATAAATTGCTTGTACCTAGTAATACTACCATACCATTAAATATTTTACATCCCGACTTACACGCCTTATTTTTGCGCTGTTTTAATGAGGGACATAAATTCCCCCACAGACGACCGACGGCTAAGGAATGGTGCGATACTTTGGAAGCTGCACGACAAGAGGTTATACCCTGTGGCAAAGTTGATAATCATTACTACAGTCGCCGTTACGGAAAGTGTTATTGGTGTGAGCGATTTAGTGATTTAAATCTTGATATTTTTCCGGGGAACAGTATCGCTACTGTGACACCTACACCGTCACCTAAAGTAGTGCCACCACCTCCCCCACGCATACCTCCTCCAAGATGGTCGCGTCGTAAAGTTTTAATAAATTTGGGTTTAGTTACAGTAGGGACAGTCGCTAGTAATATTTTCGCTCAGTTGTTTCGTCAGAATCCTACTCCTTCTCCTTCACCTCGTCCTTCAAGTTCTCCATCTCCTCCTTCACCTCGTCCTTTAGCTCCTCCATTTACCGAAAAACTACCCAATCGAGTCACACTAGAGATGGTGAGCTTACCAGCAGGTGAGTTTCTCATGGGTTCTCCTGACAGTGATCCCAATGCTCGCGATAATGAAAAGCCTCAACACCAAGTTAAAGTAAACAGTTTTGCTATTGGGAAATATCCAGTGACTCAGGCACAATATCAAGCGGTAATGGGAACCAATCCCTCTCGGTTTCAAAATAATCCCCAAAATCCGGTAGAAAAGGTTAGTTGGAATGACGCTCAAGCCTTTTGTCGGAAATTGAGTCAGATAACAGGGAAAACCTATCGTCTCCCCACAGAAGCGGAATGGGAATATGCCTGTCGTGCGGGGACAACTACTCGCTATTATTTCGGTGATGATGCCAATCAGTTAGGAGATTACGCTTGGTATAAAGGAAATTCTCAGGCTAAAACTCATCCTGTGGGCCAGAAAAGGGCCAATGCTTGGGGACTGTATGATATGAGTGGCAATGTTTGGGAGTGGTGCGAAGACGATTGGCACGATAACTATATCGGAGCGCCAAAGGATGGCAGTGCTTGGCTAAAAAATGGTAATGATAATCGTTCTCCATTGCGGGGCGGTTCTTGGTACATCGATCCTTATAGCTGCCGTTCTGCTTACCGCTACTACTTCATCCGCCGCGTCCTCTACGACTACCCCTACTTCAACGGTTTTCGGGTGGTGTGCGGTGCTGGGAGGACTCTGTAACCCTTATTTTCTTTTTACCCTTTTTACCCTTTTTTACCCTTTTTTACTTTTTTCTTTTTCCCGCCTAGCGGCGGGTCGATTTTTTTTGAGATATTCTAGATCTCGTAGGGTGCGTGTTTGCGGCAATCAATTCGGTCAAAAAACTCAAATTAACAATCCGCCGTAACGCACCACCTTTATCATTCGGGTTGCGTGTGTCTTTCTGTGATTAACCCTTTGCCCTCTAGTCTTTTTGCCCTTTGCTCTTCTGTCTTTCCCACCTAACGGCGGGTCAATTTTCAGCATTTTAGGTCTCTTTTTCGTTCTGGGTCTCTAGATTTAATCTATCTGCTCTTGTCAAAAAACTCCAGTTCTCTAACTGGTAGGGGTTTACTCACTGATAACTGATGCTAGGGCCTGACGGGCAATTTTTGTGACGTAGAGGGTGACGGCAACGGTAGCGATAAAACCGATAAGACGAATAGTCCATGATAAAACTGGGTTAGTGGCTGCCGAGGTTCCGATAGTGGCAAGATTGCCCGCTAAAGAGCCAATATAGACATACATTATCGTCCCCGGAATCATGCCCGCGCAACCTAGTAGATAATCTTTCAGGGAAACCCCGGTGACACCATAGGCATAATTGAGCAGAGTAAAGGGAAATATGGGAGATAAACGGGTTAAAAGCACTATTTTTAAGCCTTCTTTCCCCACAGCTTCATCGATAGCTTGAAATTTACTATTACCTTGAATTTTTTCCGCCACCCAACCCCTAGCCAGATAACGTCCCACCAGAAAAGCGGCAGTAGCGCCGATAGTTGCCCCGATAAAGACGTAAAAAGAGCCTAAAACCAAGCCAAAAACCACACCAGCCCCTAAAGTTAGGATTGAACCTGGAAAAAAGGCCACAGTAGCTAGAATATAGATAATTATAAACGCGATCGCTCCCACAGCCCCCAAACTATCCACCCAAGTTAAGGCATGGAAAAGAATAGTTTGAGGATTAAAAGCGGTGGAGGCACTGGATTCGAGGGCAAAAGCGGGGGGAGTAGTCAGGAAAAAAACAAGGCTGAATGTAGTTAATAACAGTAAATGCCTGATAATCACAGTTTTTCCCAAGGGCAAAAACTTAGAAATAATCATAAAAAGTCCCTATAAGGAATGAAAAAAGAGAGATTGAACTATAAAAGCGAATTAAATAGAACTGGTGGCTATTCTACCGCGATTATGATTGTTTAGACCAGAAAGTCAATCCTGAAAATTCCCAGAAAATCCCCCTCTCTGGGAGAAGATAGGACAAGCAACAGCCCGGTAATTTTTGCTGTTTACTTGATAAGACCTCTTGCCGTCTCTGGGGAAAAAATGTCACAATTAGAAATAATTAGCATTGGATATAGCAATTAATCTATGAAAATCCTCCCCAAGGTCAAAGCCCCCACCTTCGTGCAAATGGCACAATGGATCATTAATCCCGTGGGTTTTATGGAAAATGCCGCCCGCAAGCATGGCGATATTTTTAGCACAAAAGTGGGTTTAACTGTAGATAATTTTATCTTTGTCAGTAGTCCTGCGGCTCTACAACAGGTTTTAACTAATGACCGGAAACAATTTTCGGCACCGGGGGAAGCTAATCGGATTATTGCCCCGATTATTGGTGATTATTCCGTCGTCATGTTAGACGGAGATATCCACAAAAAACGTCGTCAGCTTTTATTGCCACCTTTTCACGGGGAAAGAATGCGTTTCTACGGCGATTTAATCCGCGATATTACCCTGAGAGTAATGGCAGAATTGCCCCAAAATCAACCTTTTAAAGCCCGTTCAGCGACCACAGCGATTGCTTTACAAGTAATTATGGAGGCAGTTTTTGGAATTAGTCAAGGGGAACGTTATCAAACCCTGAAAAAAATTCTGGCTGAAATGCTCGATATTTTTAACTCTCCGGTGATGGCTTCTTTGTTATTTTTTCCAATTTTGCGGGCTGATTTTGGTGCTTGGAGTCCCTGGGGAAAATACCAGCGTTTCCAAGAAAAAATTGATGATATTATCTATACAGAAATTGCCGAAAGAAAAGCTAATCCTAACCCCAATCGCACCGATATTTTATCACTACTGATGTCAGCCTGGGATGAAGAAGGCAACCCGATGAGCGATAAGGAATTGCGCGATGAATTAATGACCTTATTATTCGCAGGTCATGAAACCACCGCCACCGCTATGTCTTGGGCGCTCTACTGGACTCATCGCTATCCAGAAATTCAAGCAAAAATTCTGCAAGAAATAGCCACTTTAGGAGATAATCCTAACCCCATTGACATAACTCGATTACCCTATCTTTCGGCAGTTTGTTCGGAAACTTTACGCATTCATCCCGTGGGAATGTTAACTTTCCCGCGAGTAGTGCAAGAACCGGTAGAACTAGATGGTTATCCTTTAGAAAAAGGGACAATTCTTATGGGTTGTATTTATCTGGCCCACCACCGCGAGCAAACTTTCCCCGATTCCCATACTTTTAAACCAGAACGCTTTTTAGAAAAACAATTCACCCCCTACGAATATATGCCTTTTGGTGGTGGAGCGCGTCGTTGTATCGGGGAAGTTTTAGCCATCTACGAGATGAAAATCGCTATCGCCACAATTTTGGCTAATTATCAGTTAACTCTAGTTAATAATACCCCCGAAAAACCCAGCCGTCGCGGTTTAACCCTTGCTCCCTCGCGAGGAGTTCCCATGGTCTTAAAAGGACGACGGGAACCTCTGGTGACTGCCCCCATGCTCGCCGAAATTTCTTAAAAAAACTGACAAAATATTGTACAATCAGAGTTGTGGTATCCCATATCATAACTCTGCTTTTTTGTAAATAAAATTGGGGATAATTATGGTCTTAATTCGTTTAGCTAAATCTTGGCAAATTTCCGAAAATGAAGTTACTTCCGAAAGTGTTTATTTTAACCGTCGTCGCTTTTTACAGGGGTTAATCGGGGCAGGAATTGCGGGTAGTTCCCTATTATTAACTGCTTGTGGTAAATCCTCTTCCTCGGAAGCTTTAGAAAAAAGTTTGCAATTACCTAAAATTGCAGGGTTCAGCAAGAATCCGAATTTTTTAACGGTAAATCGCCCCATAGTTGCCGAAACTGTAGCGGGGAGATATAACAATTTTTATGAGTTCGGGGGTGGCAAAAATATCTGGTTAAAAGCGCAGAAATTACCGACGAATCCCTGGACGGTAGAAGTGGGAGGATTGGTAAAAAATCCCCAGACCTACGATATAGATACTATTAAAAAAACCTTCCCTCTCGAAGAAAGAATCTATCGTTTTCGTTGTGTGGAAGCTTGGTCAATGGTGTTACCTTGGCTGGGTTTTCCCATGAGTGCTTTAATCGCAGCGGTGGAACCAAAACCAGAAGCTAAATTCGTCCGTTTTACCTCCTTTTATG
This portion of the Microcystis aeruginosa NIES-2549 genome encodes:
- a CDS encoding vWA domain-containing protein, encoding MPIGVAEFVENQENRCPVVLLLDTSGSMQGEPIKALNDGIKTFQEDVMRDTQATLSVETAIVTFGKGGVKTVQDFVGIDQFTPPTLSAGDLTPMGEAIELALDLIEDRKAIYRNNGIQYYRPWIFLITDGAPTDQWNLAAQRVKQAEAENRVLFFSVGVQGADMEKLKQISNKPPVLLNGLDFRELFQWLSNSMKRVSGGKIGAAIALPPVNWGQITT
- a CDS encoding nucleotidyltransferase family protein; translation: MKIDELLKNKREKIIAIAAKHGANNVRIFGSVARGEADEKSDIDLLIDYCSERRSPWFPLPLIRELEALLGCKVDIVTEQGLKDRIRERVLKEAIPIALIKLV
- a CDS encoding cytochrome P450, which encodes MKILPKVKAPTFVQMAQWIINPVGFMENAARKHGDIFSTKVGLTVDNFIFVSSPAALQQVLTNDRKQFSAPGEANRIIAPIIGDYSVVMLDGDIHKKRRQLLLPPFHGERMRFYGDLIRDITLRVMAELPQNQPFKARSATTAIALQVIMEAVFGISQGERYQTLKKILAEMLDIFNSPVMASLLFFPILRADFGAWSPWGKYQRFQEKIDDIIYTEIAERKANPNPNRTDILSLLMSAWDEEGNPMSDKELRDELMTLLFAGHETTATAMSWALYWTHRYPEIQAKILQEIATLGDNPNPIDITRLPYLSAVCSETLRIHPVGMLTFPRVVQEPVELDGYPLEKGTILMGCIYLAHHREQTFPDSHTFKPERFLEKQFTPYEYMPFGGGARRCIGEVLAIYEMKIAIATILANYQLTLVNNTPEKPSRRGLTLAPSRGVPMVLKGRREPLVTAPMLAEIS
- a CDS encoding PP2C family serine/threonine-protein phosphatase, which produces MWRTLCQSVVGSFHVQTGLPCQDYGDYKLLGQDVLIGAVADGAGSAKHSDLGAKITVKAALQFLEYKLKKTALAATGTEAELKEIFRRLLAYVQQILQEEAEKEQLDINDLATTLLVVLVTSKRLAAMQIGDGFIVFKPLGGNYQLLFQPDKGEYINETTFVTSSNALEDMQIKVLTEPVAFICVATDGVEKVSIDYKNWQPFPPFFQPLEEYLQQTETPLQEDLKEFLKREDLNKLTTDDKTLLLAFCLRN
- a CDS encoding SUMF1/EgtB/PvdO family nonheme iron enzyme, yielding MSLTYRCQLQNRWITLTQELADSGEAKVWHTNFNGYLAKIYHNPHNERVDKLQLMVRNRPSDPNVHLNHISFAWPYSILEDNQGKVVGFLMPEVVGSETLLKLCTPIMRRKYKLETNWYILHVVARNIAAIIEAIHLKGYVLGDIKLENILVNNRALPTIIDTDSFQVSDPDSGKIYRCLVGSEGFTPAELIGVNIADVNQTEVHDRFRLGVVIYYLLFSGPPFRGLWQGGGDSLEQSELIRRGLWPFSGDKLLVPSNTTIPLNILHPDLHALFLRCFNEGHKFPHRRPTAKEWCDTLEAARQEVIPCGKVDNHYYSRRYGKCYWCERFSDLNLDIFPGNSIATVTPTPSPKVVPPPPPRIPPPRWSRRKVLINLGLVTVGTVASNIFAQLFRQNPTPSPSPRPSSSPSPPSPRPLAPPFTEKLPNRVTLEMVSLPAGEFLMGSPDSDPNARDNEKPQHQVKVNSFAIGKYPVTQAQYQAVMGTNPSRFQNNPQNPVEKVSWNDAQAFCRKLSQITGKTYRLPTEAEWEYACRAGTTTRYYFGDDANQLGDYAWYKGNSQAKTHPVGQKRANAWGLYDMSGNVWEWCEDDWHDNYIGAPKDGSAWLKNGNDNRSPLRGGSWYIDPYSCRSAYRYYFIRRVLYDYPYFNGFRVVCGAGRTL
- a CDS encoding FitA-like ribbon-helix-helix domain-containing protein, translated to MTDENIDYSDIPPLGDEFLTQETVSFSTSKQQLTIQPMADLIVRNIDEAIVKALKKRASQHGISAEAEHRQILEKALLQPQRKSLAEVLRQIPNVGNDSDFDRVQDDTAKPVFD
- the msrP gene encoding protein-methionine-sulfoxide reductase catalytic subunit MsrP; translation: MVLIRLAKSWQISENEVTSESVYFNRRRFLQGLIGAGIAGSSLLLTACGKSSSSEALEKSLQLPKIAGFSKNPNFLTVNRPIVAETVAGRYNNFYEFGGGKNIWLKAQKLPTNPWTVEVGGLVKNPQTYDIDTIKKTFPLEERIYRFRCVEAWSMVLPWLGFPMSALIAAVEPKPEAKFVRFTSFYDPEITKGPGLHLGALPWPYAEGLRIEEMANELAFFAVGIFGHDLPKQHGAPLRMVIPWKYGFKGAKSIVKIEFTAKQPATYWNTIDAHEYDFEANVNPSKPHPRWSQATEKFIGSRSDLSWEIIETLPYNGYGEYVASLYS
- a CDS encoding TVP38/TMEM64 family protein, with protein sequence MIISKFLPLGKTVIIRHLLLLTTFSLVFFLTTPPAFALESSASTAFNPQTILFHALTWVDSLGAVGAIAFIIIYILATVAFFPGSILTLGAGVVFGLVLGSFYVFIGATIGATAAFLVGRYLARGWVAEKIQGNSKFQAIDEAVGKEGLKIVLLTRLSPIFPFTLLNYAYGVTGVSLKDYLLGCAGMIPGTIMYVYIGSLAGNLATIGTSAATNPVLSWTIRLIGFIATVAVTLYVTKIARQALASVISE